A DNA window from Patagioenas fasciata isolate bPatFas1 chromosome 1, bPatFas1.hap1, whole genome shotgun sequence contains the following coding sequences:
- the RAB9A gene encoding ras-related protein Rab-9A, with product MAAKSSLLKVILLGDGGVGKSSLMNRYVTNKFDAQLFHTIGVEFLNKELEVDGHFVTMQIWDTAGQERFRSLRTPFYRGSDCCLLTFSVDDSQSFQNLSNWKKEFIYYADVKEPESFPFVILGNKVDIDERQVSTEEAQDWCRNNGNHPYFETSAKDATNVAAAFEEAVRRVLASEDRSDHFIQTDTVKLNQKPKPSSSCC from the coding sequence ATGGCAGCAAAATCATCACTCCTTAAAGTAATACTGCTAGGAGATGGTGGAGTTGGGAAGAGCTCCCTTATGAACAGATATGTCACCAACAAGTTCGATGCACAGCTGTTTCATACAATAGGTGTGGAATTCTTAAATAAAGAGTTGGAAGTTGATGGACACTTCGTTACAATGCAGATATGGGACACAGCAGGCCAGGAACGTTTTAGGAGCTTGCGGACTCCTTTCTATAGAGGTTCTGACTGTTGCCTACTGACCTTCAGTGTGGATGACTCTCAAAGCTTCCAAAACTTAAGCAACTGGAAGAAAGAATTCATTTATTATGCAGATGTCAAAGAGCCTGAAAGTTTTCCATTTGTGATACTGGGTAACAAAGTTGATATTGATGAGCGGCAAGTGTCTACAGAAGAAGCTCAAGACTGGTGCAGGAATAATGGCAACCATCCTTATTTTGAAACCAGTGCAAAAGATGCCACTAATGTTGCAGCAGCCTTTGAAGAAGCTGTTAGAAGAGTTCTAGCCTCTGAAGACAGATCAGATCACTTTATTCAAACAGATACAGTAAAACTTAATCAGAAACCGAAACCCAGCTCATCTTGTTGTTGA